One Halioglobus japonicus DNA segment encodes these proteins:
- a CDS encoding GGDEF domain-containing protein, with the protein MEQIFTENWATMHLGLIFSLTLAQMLVVYVLSDSYSPPQGLGLFTVYFMTALIGWIALTLQQGSDAYLSIDVPSVTAMINSYILFAAAGQRAGISRGRVVFGVVCVLATLSIFFLPQEQMLFVHSAAVGLFIAGTGIICTLRSIQARNVGDAIIAYASLLTVVGLPVAMYFVAVDNDITLAQTVIFGVYSWSYALVTIGFLASVLIEYQQHLSHLATEDPLTRLLNRRGMEDALKISFAHASRGGHQTAAIVGDIDHFKKVNDNFGHDTGDQVIRFVANCLQQLCRASDVVARTGGEEFLLVLPETDLDSARILAERIRTTIGDHPLQVDGQRIAITISLGVACHDGEIDLDQLIQEADQAMYLAKQGGRNQVASVVNKPVRISSTAVREQA; encoded by the coding sequence GCTGAGCGATTCCTACAGCCCACCACAGGGGCTGGGCCTGTTCACCGTATACTTCATGACAGCACTCATCGGCTGGATTGCCCTCACGCTGCAACAGGGCAGCGACGCCTACCTGAGCATTGATGTGCCCTCGGTCACAGCGATGATCAACAGCTACATCCTGTTTGCCGCCGCCGGTCAGCGCGCGGGCATTTCCCGTGGAAGAGTTGTTTTCGGCGTTGTCTGTGTACTTGCCACACTCAGTATCTTTTTCCTTCCACAGGAACAAATGCTCTTTGTGCACTCTGCGGCAGTGGGCCTGTTTATTGCGGGCACAGGCATCATTTGTACGCTGCGCAGCATTCAAGCCAGAAATGTCGGCGACGCCATCATCGCCTACGCGTCATTACTCACCGTCGTCGGCCTGCCGGTGGCTATGTACTTTGTCGCCGTCGACAACGATATTACGCTCGCCCAGACCGTCATCTTCGGTGTTTACAGCTGGTCCTACGCGTTGGTTACGATCGGCTTTCTGGCCAGCGTACTCATTGAATATCAGCAGCACCTGTCCCATCTGGCGACGGAAGATCCGCTCACGCGACTACTGAATCGACGCGGCATGGAGGATGCATTGAAGATCAGTTTTGCCCACGCCTCGCGGGGGGGACACCAGACCGCGGCGATCGTAGGCGACATCGATCACTTCAAAAAGGTAAACGACAACTTCGGCCACGATACTGGCGACCAGGTCATTCGCTTTGTGGCCAACTGCCTCCAGCAGCTGTGCCGGGCCAGCGATGTGGTGGCACGCACTGGCGGCGAGGAGTTTTTGCTGGTGCTACCGGAGACAGATCTCGATTCCGCCCGTATACTTGCCGAGCGCATTCGCACCACTATTGGCGATCATCCACTGCAGGTCGATGGCCAGCGAATCGCAATTACGATCAGCCTCGGGGTTGCGTGCCACGACGGCGAGATCGACCTCGATCAGTTGATCCAGGAAGCGGACCAGGCTATGTACCTGGCGAAACAGGGCGGACGCAACCAGGTTGCCTCTGTCGTCAATAAACCGGTGCGCATCAGCAGCACCGCGGTAAGGGAACAGGCGTAG